In one window of Fimbriimonadia bacterium DNA:
- a CDS encoding dihydrodipicolinate synthase family protein, translated as MAEVQQREPEVAAPAGIWSVLATPFDAKGEADYGALHAEVQWLAELGVRGVIVNGVTSEAHKLSHEERCLAAETVRAALPDGTGLVIGILEPSYPLIRSAANRAGVLEPDAVMVWPGFSPVVNAKQFEAMQNTAAEASGAPVIMQDAAFFGPPPLQPEDIAAAIDRNEWVCGVKVEAPRSIERMQAIQQRLERPVMLIGGQGGRFMPLEYEVGARAFFIGPGFPDLYLSVLRELEANGDLAHSWRRLVPLLDFMFQSAEFATACYKRLMVERGVFINAKPRAPGATLLPIEEKYLLRLGHELGLL; from the coding sequence ATGGCAGAGGTTCAGCAGCGCGAGCCTGAAGTAGCAGCTCCCGCGGGCATATGGTCCGTTCTTGCAACACCCTTCGATGCGAAAGGTGAAGCGGACTATGGTGCGCTGCACGCCGAGGTCCAGTGGCTCGCGGAGCTAGGCGTCCGCGGGGTCATCGTGAACGGCGTGACCAGCGAAGCGCACAAGCTGTCCCACGAAGAGCGTTGCCTGGCTGCCGAGACGGTTCGCGCGGCCCTGCCCGACGGAACCGGCCTGGTGATAGGCATCCTGGAGCCGAGCTACCCGCTGATCCGGAGCGCAGCAAATCGCGCGGGGGTACTAGAGCCCGATGCAGTCATGGTGTGGCCTGGTTTCAGCCCGGTGGTGAACGCCAAGCAATTCGAGGCTATGCAGAACACGGCTGCTGAGGCATCGGGAGCACCCGTCATCATGCAGGACGCAGCGTTTTTCGGCCCGCCGCCACTGCAGCCGGAGGACATCGCCGCGGCAATCGACCGCAACGAATGGGTGTGCGGTGTGAAGGTCGAGGCACCCCGAAGCATCGAGAGAATGCAGGCAATCCAACAACGTCTCGAACGCCCAGTGATGCTCATCGGGGGCCAGGGCGGTCGCTTCATGCCTCTCGAGTACGAAGTAGGCGCTCGGGCATTCTTCATCGGCCCCGGATTCCCAGACCTCTACCTATCTGTCTTAAGGGAGTTGGAGGCGAACGGGGACCTGGCTCACTCATGGCGGAGACTCGTTCCCTTGCTGGACTTCATGTTTCAGAGCGCGGAGTTCGCCACCGCCTGCTACAAGCGCCTGATGGTTGAGCGCGGCGTCTTCATCAACGCCAAACCTCGCGCCCCGGGAGCCACACTCCTGCCCATCGAGGAGAAATACCTTCTGCGGTTGGGGCACGAACTGGGACTGTTGTGA